A segment of the Arachis hypogaea cultivar Tifrunner chromosome 5, arahy.Tifrunner.gnm2.J5K5, whole genome shotgun sequence genome:
TTGGATCACATTCCACCATATATACCAAATTTTTCCTTCACACTTCATTATTCTCAAcctcaaatatcaaatatataacattataatCAATCCTCCTCCAACACATTACAATATCGCCAACCTCAAACATCAACatatcatactaaaaaccatTTTCAATCTACACTATCATCCATCATCATCATATCACTAACAATCATCATGAGTTAACCCCATTCAACCCCAATCATTCTCAATATCAATaacattactcatccaaattcataattcatatcaTTTATCAACAATCTCAACACTCACCTTCAATTACCAACAACACCAATATTCATCATTACTCATCAACTATATCAACAACCCTCATCAATAATAATAGTCCACAACATTCATCATCAAAACATAATAATCATCATTATTTTTATTCGGATTCATTCCACACAACAATACCACTTTATCTATCAATTctcatcaacaacaccaacaatcaATTTCCTCAACAACATCATAATTACACACCAATACATACAATTTATAAAATCTTCATCCCAATTCACATACCTCATACATAATCCAACCCACCATCAATACTCATCAACaccgaaaattttcaaaaatcatcatcaactaCAATAATCCAATACAACTAACAATTAACGTCAATTCACATATAATTGTTCATACGCCAATATTATTCAAttctatcttagggtcaactagtcTAAATGTccaaaaatattacatattatataaaaaaaatcgaaaccgtaccttggccgattcccaatatgcacaaACCACCACTTTGAGTCCAAACAAGCTTCCAATACTCACCAACTATCAAGCCATACACATAACATACCAAGAATCAACACTATGGCTAACCAAAATATCAAACCACAAGAGTTTAAAGAGACTTACCTTACCCAACGTGATTAGGTGTAAAATTCAACAATTACCCACTACTAGAGATCatctaaacaagcaaaaccacaaaatttATTCAAAAACTAAACCCCCAAAAATGCAAAAGTTAGGACAGGAAACTGGTAGGTGAGTTTCGAGATCTTACCAGCAAAACCTAAATAGAAAGGAAGAGCTCATCGAGAGattcgcgtggctgcaaacggctccTCAATCAAaactccgtagctcaagttatggctcccagAAAGTGGTGATGAATAGTGTCACCCCTTTCTTCTCCATTCTCTCTTAAATTCGCGCCCCTCTCTCTCTTGGAGGTGAAAAATGAGCTAAAAGCTCATTAAActcacttatatatgttgggccttgggtctGGTTTGGGCCCGGTCCTATCCTTAACATTTTTGATTCGTTTGGCCTACTTTGGAccaaacctttaagattagtgtccgattttcaattttaaattatttttatcctttcaaaataataaatcaacttttaaaatcttattttccaaaatacgcggtACTAAACAGACTAGAGTCGGTACTGCCGGTTTAATCTCCAGTACACATTTTAcagaaactttttgaaaaagatacatTTTTTAACTAagtaaaattcattgaaatcaaatttcacttttaaatttttgaattaaaacttctaaattttaaatctattccggacactaaaattattatttttattaaaacgaTTTTACCAGAAAATTCCGATTCTGACCGTTCATATATATTCACTCTTTATATGTTGATGAGCATgcatatagaattatagatagaATAGTATTTTATGTAATGCTGTGTGTGTCTTTTCTCTCAGACCAGAgtactctatttataattttatatttacaaagGTCATTATTTTTAAACCTCATTAAATTCAATCTCTCTTAATAACTTGAACCTCCCAACATTAAAAAATTGAGCCACCTATATTATGAAAAAAGTCATTATTAAATAGACATTCTTATCACAAccattatatctttttttaaccATCTTACGGCAgcagtactttttttttttttgttattgggtGTTGCAATATCTATTACTTAGTCCTGCATCTAAATTGGGGTCACCCTCACTCTCTTTGGGCAAGCTTCTACTCTTTGCTTTGGCCCAGGTCCACTTTCACCTATTTCAGTTTCCTCCGGCCCAACTTCAACAAAAAAAAGATACCATTactctatttatatattttttttaaattaggagtGAAATTCAAACCTGCAaccttttaaataatattttaaataaatataaggaGTAAATAGCCAAAATCGACCCTAAAAAATACCCCGATCTCTATTTTGGTCCTCGAAAGATAAAGataatcaaaatcgtccctgaaagatacacGATTGATCACGTTAGTCCTTtcgtcagttggatgatgacgtgtcacgttaagtgccacgtgacATATGATGACGTGGATGGCTAATGCCACGTGTCAAAAGATAATTGGTTGACATGTCAGATCAGTGACACCTGACATGCCACGTGTCAGGTAAGTGACACGTAGCACGCCACGTGGcatttgacatgtaaaaaagttatttataattaaaatagtccttgaaagataccctgtaagtcattttcatccttgaaattttaaaaattaatcaaattagtccttatataagttttttttattttttcttgataatattaaatttaaaatattttttgatactactaattttaatagaaatgtaattgacaattaaaaaattagtaattgtatcttttcttcttaaaaaatttttcaataaaattactctctcctttaattcttctcaaaatctctgttattcttttctattctaaaacttttttttacattattattacattttgctggaatatatatatactcaaaagtCAAAATATTGAAAGTCAAAATTCAAGAAGATCCACAAATTTTGCTTCAATTTCAAactttacaaaatattaaaaatttgttgcttaattattattattattattattattattattattattattattattattattattatatatgctaAACGAATTGCTTCTTAAGCTATTACATGCAatgatcataataaatttttgtgtgtttcatatgtttgagatagattatataatttttttttaatatcactACCATTACATCCTATATGTAAGTAATACCGTAATGGAAAAAAAtatgtagtaaaaaaaaatagtggtataactttgtttagattaacatacataaattttgattttaagcatataactttgtttaggttaacaaatacattcatttcaattttgagtatatatatatatatattccagcaaaatgtaataataatgtaaaaaaaagattttagaatagaaaagaataagagagattttgagaagaattaaagaagagagataattttattgaaaaattttttaagaagaaaagatacaattactaattttttttattgtcaattacatttctattaaaattagtagtatcaaaaaatattttaaatttaatattattaagaaaaaaacttatataaggactaatttgattaatttttaaaatttcaaggatgaaaatgacttacgtctgaactttgaaggactattttaattataaataacttttctaCGTgtcaagtgccacgtggcatgccacgtgtcactgacctgacacgtggcatgccagaTGTCACTGAtttgacacgtcaaccaatcatcttgtgacacgtggcattagcccttcacgtcatcatatgccacgtggcacttaacgtgacatgTCATCATCTAACTGACGGAAGAACTAATGTGACGAATCGTGTATCTTTCGGGGACGATTTCGATTAACTTTATCTTTTAAAGGGATgattttgattaactttatctttcgagacggatatctttcagggacgattttagATATTTACTCTAAATATAAGTACGGAAAAATTATACCATTTAAATCATAGTTCATTGCCTCTATTCAAGTTCCTTATTTTGAAATAATGTACACTATTTATTTATCTGTTCCATTATTACTATTTTAGCTGGGTGGAGCATGTAATAAGTTAAGATGTCCGTAATTAAGCATATTCATCCAAAAACCAAGGTTGGTAGACAAGTATTATATTATTGACTTTGGTAAAAGAAACATTTTAGACTTTCCTATCAAAACGACCCATAGTTTTTTGTGGAATTAATAGATGACTTTTtgtgtaaattttatttttgagtaaatATCGTTCCTAATTATGAAAGATTTGaatgtatatttataataaaaaaaatataaactaatttaataCTTTGAGTTAGCTCAAAATTACAATGAGTCGTTGGATAGTTTTATGAAACTAATTCAATTTCTAATAAGTATATCAAATTAGTTTACCTTTTCGATAGTTAAAAGTTTATGTACTCAAatcaattatgataaaaaaaaaattgtaattgacTCTTTATTTTTAGATTGTATTACAATTCGAAATATTTAGatacaaattatttttagaaacatCAAAGTATTAACAATAACCCTAAAATGTATAAAAGATGTCGTTATTATcacgagaaagaagaagaataatatagTATTAAAATTGAAACGAATACAAATATCATTGACTAATGATAAGTATTCAAcgttttcaaaacaaaaaaatacagtATAATATATATGCAgagattaataagataaaaaaatattaaatgaacaagttatttttgtaattaaatctaactaattttattttgcttttatgtTTTTactccttttttttctcttcaactaaaattttttattatccaTGTTTAAACTATTAAaccaatttaattataaaatggtTTAGTTATATAGAATCACGtaaaataaatatacataaaatagACATTAATTTGCTTGTGCGCTTCCTATATAGATCATATCCTCCGTTCAAATTTACACAATCGAAGCAAATTTAAAAAGAATACTGTTAAAATTACACTCTCTAATCTATCTCTAAGAGAAAAGTGAAATAGCTAGAAAAAAGACCCAACCCTTAAAACTAAATcacaaaatatacataaaataagtttttaatatacacatacatgatatttttttgtatttaactgCTCAAACCAAAGTTCTCCACTATAAgtacttgaaattagaaaattaacCTTTTTTGTTCAATCAACAAACAGCTAACAAAAGATTTAAAACTGTTTtagcaaaataaacaaaaacaaagtTAGCTGAatgttaatagaaaaaaaaaaaggccgtgtctaattttcttttttttttttaaataataataagtaGGAACAAAATGGCTATCACTGCAGCATATTTATGTATAAGAAACATATGTAAATTATAAGATGAAAATTGCATAGAAGAAACAATAATGTAGTATAACGATTGATGAAGCTATGAGAGGGAGAGATTATGTTGTTCATGACAAAGCTCCTTCCTGAGCTTATGTGAGAAGAGCTTGCATGCATCCATGCTAAGATCAATGGCAGCAGAGAGTGCAATGAACAAAGCGGCATCAGCCATGCAAGTCACGTGCTGTGCACCAATTTGCACAACGGGCTTGCTAACTTTACCTTCACCTTCCACACTTGACCCCATCACAAACCCTTTTCCATAATGTGGAACATACAACACCCCCTTATCCTTCATCACTCTGTAGTCAATGCAAAATTCGCCTCCTTTTTTTGTGCTCATTGTAGACTCAGCAATGGGGATCCCGTTGCTTTCTGTCACCAGCTCAAATTTGTAGCCTAAGCCGTCTACAGGGCCTCGTTCTCGCCATGCCTCGAGGCGGCCCCATGGCTTCCAGCTGCTTATTGGGGTCGCCCCGTTATGGCTGGGGCGGAGAATGAGCCATGCACCTGGGTTTGATCTCGACACTCTATCCGAACCGGGGGATGGGACGAATGGGGTGATCATGGAGGCCGCCGCCACCGGAGAGCCGGAGAGGTCGTGGATCATTATAATCCAACCCTTTCTCTCCCTCCCTTGGCGCTCCCTCACACTTGAGAAGGTTCTCTCCCATCTGCTTCGTTGCTTCGTGAAATCTGAGGGAGTTGACCTGAAATTATGCTAAAGGatcagtataatttattattttgattaataactaactagtaatatttaaaaatgttatttaaaaGAATGATACTCGATGgctaaactaaaaatattattcaatataaattaaaattattggttCTTAGATTTTTCGATATCACTACCCTTGTTGGCAAGAAGCTTATACTCAATAATCATATTCATATGTTAGTTAACTAAATCAAATAATGTAAGGAGTAATAACAAAACATTATAACGAAAATGTCAAACGTGCTAGGAGAATAAAATTATAGTCCTATGAGATATTGAGAGTGCGCCCCCACCAGATACTAGCACATGGTAGGGAATCCAGTGCAGTTATCTAAAACAGTTTGGAAAATCTCAGCTTGTCTGTTTGACCAACCCTGAGTCTATATGAATTCAATGCTGCTATTTAATGAAAGATCATGAGATAATAACTTATTTCAACCAGAAGGTTGATCAAGCATGGTTCTTTTGATTATTTCTTTAATACATCTACATTATTATAATTGAACAATCCTTATCTCAGATAAGAGAGAGTGTTATTATTTGTGATTAATAATATGGCAAAAGACAAATTAATTgaaagagagagtgtgtgtgtaagGGGAGTTTTCCAGAGTTGGAATATAAAATTGCCAGCCCATAGACATAGACAGTATGAAAATGAAAGATTGGTGGTGCCACTTTCCAATTTTTAATTTCCAAGGTTTCTTTCACCataaaaaagagaaaggaacAAATTGCAGAAGGTGTATATCATGTTTTTTCACCAAAATGAAAAACAAGTACAAAAAAGAATATATTATAATAACAAACAATTAAGCAAAATTAGAGACAGAAACataatggaaatgaaaatgaaattgagctGGATAAGGTGGTGAGTGAGGCCCCAAGTTAAGTTAGTAGGCATGTGAATGATGAATTTATTAGGTACCAGCTCTGAGAGACACTGACAAGCCAGCCCACATGCCTAATCAAATATTAAACCTCATCTTAAGTCTTAATCATAACTTTAATGTTTTCATAACTATAATTAATGAACCTAACTATTCGTACCCATTAGTCCTGCACTCTTGCTTGTAAAGTTAGCAAAACCTTAATAGCACACTAATAATTTTTGTTGGCTTTTTTGTATAGACAAATTATATTTGGTTGACTTACTTTTtcgtttttatatatttattttaaaatttttcagttTATTATGATAACTACTGTTGTATGAAATTCAAGCTTGTTTGACTCTTACATCctgattattatatatatacaagattATTTTTGGGGGGATTAAAAGTTACTTTAGCAAtgataaaatattgataaattaaAACTAGTTAGAAATCGTATATTGTAAAGGAAAAGAGAATTAACGAGAGATTGGGAGCAATTAATGggtaaaaagaaaagagaaaagaagaagaatggaaaaGGAAGAACGTTGACTTCTAGTCAGCGAGATAACTGGAATTAATCTATAGTTTTATACTGTATATATGAATAGAAGGTgagttttatggtattttttattatagtgtctaaattgtctaacttgtttttaaaagtaaaaaataaaatatttaaaataaaaaataaaatatttaaaattattaaatattatgtatttacTTTTTTGACAAATTAGGCACAATATCAAAAGTATTATAGCATTTTTCTTAATAGAAAGTAGAAACAAATTGATTGGCACTATAATACTCGTTTTATTTTActagaataattttattaatttcagtGCTTCATGTCTTTTCAACGTTGAATTCTTGTTTACTTATTTGCttataaactaaaaaccaacgaATATTAAACAACTttattagaattttaaagataacaTAGTAACTCGAAGTTTGACCAGGATCATTCTCTTAATCTGTATTAGAATCCATTTCTTTTGAATGGAcattacaattttattttattttattaaaaaaaaacaattcaaTGTTTGAAAGAGATCATATAATCTTCCGTCTTactgttgatttatttttttattccagGGAAATGCTAGGTAGACAATAACTATATGGAATAACatgaacaattaacaatcaaataaaaatatactataccctaatttaatgttactaatttaaatttattcttttaaccctattaattcacattgttaacacattattcaaaaatattgttaGTTACTTATACTTTTTTCTTATCATAATCAAacagaaatttgaaaataaataaacattaaTTGCCAAAAGAAGATTGATAATAACATTTGTTTCTCAATTTAATACATCATCTTACATTTATTTATGAAGAAATAAAATAACACTTTACTATGGTGaaagcaattttttatttttcacctacattgaataaaaagtaaagaCATGATTTTTCTTTTCAGTTGCCACTAAATACTTTTTTCCGTAAAAAGTAGCCCAAAAAATCTTAAAacaattttagaagaaaaaaaaccaTTTTAGGAAAATTTTAAGGTTccctaaagaaaaaaagaaaaaaaaagtttaactGAACTGTTAAGAAATATGTTAATTCAGGTGGTTCATGGACTCACTTTTTATACAGTTGTAGTAGTGATTAATGAAGTAACATGCACTGTACAATTCAcgtaaccaaaaaataaaaataaaaaacaagtatAGAAAGAACTGAGCGAGTTGAAGTGAGTTGACTCACCGAGTTC
Coding sequences within it:
- the LOC112802059 gene encoding uncharacterized protein, with protein sequence MDPCPYVRLTVDSLALKLPSFTRRSPLSGGVHPSTTPCFCKIHINNFPSHTALLPLLTSDDSSLSNSSAAFHLDSAAIRRFSARPLTLRLSVYAGSIAATSCCGFSAGARLLGRLRITVPLSSPSRSATYHSGWLSLGKKNKKRKKEKKESSSEGGEAGLEEECSPRVHMVVRSEPDPRFVFQFGGEPECSPVVFLVQENNIRQPVFSCKFSADRNSRTRSTPSDFTKQRSRWERTFSSVRERQGRERKGWIIMIHDLSGSPVAAASMITPFVPSPGSDRVSRSNPGAWLILRPSHNGATPISSWKPWGRLEAWRERGPVDGLGYKFELVTESNGIPIAESTMSTKKGGEFCIDYRVMKDKGVLYVPHYGKGFVMGSSVEGEGKVSKPVVQIGAQHVTCMADAALFIALSAAIDLSMDACKLFSHKLRKELCHEQHNLSLS